The stretch of DNA gaaaggcatagttgcagagagagagagagagataacctctgtctgctggtttactccccaaatggtcacgacagtcaaagctgggccagtctaaagccagaagccaggaacttcttccatgtcatagacagggagctgggttggaagtggagccaccaggacctgaactggaacccatatgggatacggGTGTTGCATGCAAAGGCCTAACAGGCTATACAACAGTGCAGGCCCCTTGAATTTCTAACAAAACTATTTTCAGTTTCAAAGAGCTAAATTTTATGaccaaaaacaaatgttttagtaCATATTCATATGTAATTCTTCATCTGCTTTTCTTAATAGCCATTATACTTGACatagcagaaaataaataaataaaaagaaattgtagACTGCGGTGGTGGCTTACCTGAAGAATCCTCatctgcaggtgctggcatcccatatgtgtaccaattatagtcccagctccctgcttataggttgggaaggcagtggagaatggctcaagtccaggggccccagcaccatgtgggacatctggaaaaagttcttgggtcatggcttcagattgactgttgcagccatttggggagtgagccagcagatggaatagctctctctctcactccttctctctgtaaatctgcctttgcagagtaaatattttttaaaaaaatttaaattgtttaaaatgaaCTTAATTTTTTCAACTAGTCCGTCAGCAAGTAGTAGTCTTTGGCAAGGATTTCTGGACACAGTGGTTCGTTTCTTCTTAGAATTGAATTATGACCCCATCAAAGGTTCCTGTACTAACATGTCAAAGTAGACTGTGCCATTAAGGCATTTTGATTGCTTAACATTGCAGCCCTCAGTGCTGCTTTAGTGCttgtgttttattgttattgccaTTACAGGAGAGAGTCAGAAAGGAGAAATCACTCACTAGCTCGTCACGCAGACATCCTTGCTGCTGTCGAAACACGGCTGTCGCTATTAAATATGACTTTCATGAAGTATGTGGATTCAAATCTTTGTTGCTTCATCCCAGGAAAGGTAAAATAGAATTGGATACCTACAACAGTTGGATTACCTTGGGTAGATTTTAAATTATAAACTTTAGATGTGCTTTTTGAAATGTTTGAATTATCATTCTGTGATTGAGTTTCTGTGAACGGGTTTGCTTTTACTTCAGCTCCTCAGAAAAGCTTGTTAAAAACACATACTCAGGTAAGAAACGTGTGCACCTGTGTTTGTCAAGATGCTGAAGACAGAGCGGTAAACCAGATGAAGATGGTCCCTTTCTCGTTTTCAGAGAGTACTTTCATGTGTGACTTCTTTTACTTTCCATCACACCATGTGTGACTGATAGAACAGGATCACTGTGCCTGTATCTGTGATAAGAAAACAGGCCTGAAGAACTTAATTGATTTGATAGAACTTCACTATCATTTCATGTCTCATTTGTCTTCTTGACTGTTTTTCCTTATTAACATTATTGCTTCACAATAATTTCCTCTtagttttttttctcctgtaaacCTGCACTTCATTAGAAATTAAAACGaaagataaattttgtttttgttcatatAGAAATCCTGTCATACTTAACTCAGCTTCGACTGCCTCTGCAAAATGCCACACTTACCTTGTTTCTTACCCAAAAAACATTATGTACACTCAGAAcattacattttattgttatgtTACTGGTAATTTTTATCTTACTGAAACTTAAACTGCTGGCTTAACAAAGCTTGCAGTATTTGTATTGTATTGTGACTGCTTTATACTTCTGAAACTTTCAACATCCTATTTTCACAAAATAATGTGGTGTTTAATTTCCTCCTGCTAATAAGATATTCTGCAACAGTTATCTTTAGTCTAACATATAAGCTAAATTTGTTGTATGGTTTCTGTGgcaggttttgttgttttccccTGAGCTTGCTCCTGGGTTGTAGTTAAAACTTCAAGAgcttttatgctttttttaaagtgatgtaaagatttatttagtgggCCTGGCACTGTCATCTAGTGgatgaatcctcaccttgcaagccagGGTCTCGTAAGGATGcatgttcatgtcctagctgctgcatttcccacccagctcccaagcagctcaaaagcagtagcctgggaaagcagtagaggatggcccaaagccttgggaccctacacccatgtgggagatccataagaagctcctaacttaagattggctcagctccggcggcTGTGGCCACTtttgctggggagtgaaccagcagacaagatgtttctctctgtatctccttctctctgtaaatttgcatttctaagaataagacataaatctttaaaaacaaaaattaatatggGGAAGGCTGAGAAGTATTCTAGAAGTTAGCCTCTGAAggagtaaaatttttttaaaagctttatttttatttaagagacagatttacaatgatagaaggagagacagttttGATCATCTGGCTCAcgccccaactgaccacaatagccagagctgggctgctttgaagccaggagcctggagcttcttctggttttcttgcatgtctgcaggggcccaaggacttgagccatcttttgctgctttctcaggcatattagcagggatctgaatcagaagtggaacaaccaggaatcaaatgggcacccatatgggatgccagcactgcagatggaggcttaacctattgtgccatAGTGCTCAAGTGACAACTTAAGTGGCTAGATCATTGCCCCTTTTAACCTGAGCTGTGTTCTCAGCTGTGGCCTATTTCAACCaaagctattgcaggcatctgagaaatgaaccagaagactgGGAGCTTAccgtctctgtttctctctctctctctgttttttttctacttccaaaataaacaaattagagaaaaaaatgagggaTGAGGTTacttataaatatgtgtgtgcatgtatacacatacacacatatacacacatacatgaagattataaagatttatttatttgaaaaagttagagaTGAGGAGAGTTGGAgaacatctcccatctgctggatcactcccaaatggctgcagtggccggagctgggctggtccaaagccaggagccaggagccaagaggttccagatctcccagacgggtgcaggggccaaacacttgggttatcctttgctgctttcctaggcacctgAGTGAAGCAGTGCCCTATCATGAATGCCACCTCTGGCCCCAGGGTTCAATATTCTCATGGCTTTGTTTGCTAAAGTAATTTGTAGAAAATTGTTAAACCTACTCAGAAAATACACTGTTATGAAGATTTCATAAATAGATACCTGAGGAAACAGAAAGATACTTTGCTTTCACATGTGTTTAGAACACTAAATAAAGTAAGGAATATTTCACAAATTAGTTCATAGATATAATTCTGAGTATCAGCATTCCCTGTGGAATACATGGATCTGAAGTTCATTCTGAAAAGAACAACGGCTATGGAAAGGAACTAATTTtacaatacatctttttaaaccaGCCTTAGAATACATTTCTGATAGATGATAATACTACAAACTAATAGCTGCCTTTCTTCAACCTGTCCGTCCACATCATTCATTGCTCCATGCCACTCTCCTTTATCTAAATACACCTTCCTTCTCTCATTTGCTGTTAATGGTTGAAATTCTTATTCCTCATTACTGTGTATTTAGACCTGCCCATTTCCCTCAAAGGAATCTTATCTCTGTTTTTATGCGAATAATTTGCTTGTACATTGGACTTATTATAGTCTGAGTATACTTTCAATTTAGGAGTATTTCACAAGGTCATTATATTCTACTGGATAGGATCTGTATCATACTCATTCCCAGCCTGTTACATTAGTCATAAAACTGGGTGTGTTAGTCAACTTTTTGTTACTGTGATTAAATGCCCAAGGCAgctaattttataaaaagaaaatgtttacttaGCTTACACTTTGGAGGTTCTACTGCAAGGTCAGGCAGGCCCCATTGGTCTGGCTCTGACGACAGTGCTCCTGCTATGGTGTGCTGGGACTTGATAAAGCATCACATGACAAGAGACTGTGTGGGACTGTCAGTGTCTCCTTAAGAAGAGCCACCAGGATTCAGTTCATGACCTTCCCAAAGCCCTGCCTTGGAATGCCCTAATTTTCGCTTCTTATGACTAGTAACTTAAGAGTTAAGAGCCAGAtgcttcattctggtctcccacatgggtttagaggcccaaggacttgagccatcctctgctgctttcccagtccacaagtgtggaactggtttggaaatggagcagcaaggacgagaaccagtgcccatatgggatgctggcactaacaggtggagtattagcatgctacaccaccacactggctcctattcttttcttaattttgtgtAAATACTATGTACTACTACTAGCTTTCATAAAAATTACttggaaatgtgtatttttaaatattcctacttatttgtgtatgtgtgtatatatgtatagtgcCTTTGCCATTACTGTACCCACCTGAATGCCTTTCTCCCCAGATTATCAACTGACTGATTCCTCCTTATCATTCAGTCTTACTTAAATATGCCAGAGAAGCCATTCCCGACCACCTCTCTAATGTTATTTCCTCTCTGCAATAGAAATTATCATGTTTGCCTTCATTTTCCTCATGCACTGTTCTGTTATACTCTTGTTTCAGCTTCATGAGAATAAGAACTTTCTATGTTTTTTATCCCATTGCTCTAAAAAGTGACAAGTACATAGTAAGAAGTCAGTATTTGCATATCTTTTTAGTTAGGATACACTTACATTTAATAAAACCCCGAAGAAAAGTATtccaaatttttttcctttaaagcaaATATGCAGAGGCCAGCGtgacagctcaattggctaatcctctgccttgcagcgctggcatcccagcGCTGGTGTCTACCATTCAGAcaccagttcatgacctggctgctcccagctgctccactactgatccagctttctgcttatggccttagaaagcagtggagaatgagccaaagctttgagaccctgcacccgcattagagacctggaggaagctactggctcctagcttcagatcagctcagctccagctgttgcagccatttggggagtgaaccagcaggtggaagatttttgtccttctctctgtaaatctctctgtatatctatatgCAGTACTTTTAGCATGAAATTCCAACTAGTTATTgaggaaaatttattttctgcCAATATGAACTAATAATATACTAGTAGCAGTGTCAGAAATGAGTATATAATTTACCACTAGTGCCTTGAATTCTGCCTTTGAGTCTTCTGTTCTGCAACTGCTCCCTTGGCAAGCCCAGTCCTGCTTAGGCTTTTCACTGTTGAAGTCTTGCCATCCTCCGCAATTTCTTTCCTGTACTGCTTAATTTACTTGAAGGCAGaaatacagggagagagagagcaagagatggaAAAGTCtgtcatccacttgttcactccccagatggcccagaCAGCTAggcctggatcaggctgaagccaagagcggGGAACCCTAATCTAGGTCTTGCTTGTGCTTGGCagctgcccaagtacttggcacattgacagggagctgaactggaagtgttgcagctgggacttgaaccaacacttaTGGAAAGCTGGTATCACAGGCAATTGGCTTActctgctatgccataatgccagcccctttcCAGCACCCCTGACTGTGACTACCTGCTGGCAAGTGTCACCTGTGTGTCCCATGACAGAATCAGCAGGCCTGCCCTGTTCTGCAGAGTCTCAGACTTACCACATACGAACAGTTTAATTTTGTTAACATTGATTAGCACACATCAAGCTAGAAAATACCACGGGCAATGAGTTTGTCCTGGTACCCTTCTGCGAGATTCAGTGTTTCCCTAGCCATGCTCAGTAGTCTGGGTAAAGCAGAAGAGACACTAGGTCATCGTTAATATTGATCCAAAGTTGAAAACTAGCTGGACAAATGAAGTCAGAAATACGAGATTCGAGGTTGTTTGGGATTTTGGTGATACAACATTGAAACAGAAGTTATTCAGACTGGAATCTCTGCAACTGTAAATTATATTGAAATGTATGCTTAACCCACAAGAGTTATTGGTGATAATCTGATAAGAGCAAAAGCTGTAAGCACAGACGCCCAAAAAAGTTCAATTACCATTTCAGCAAGAGAGTTAGGAGGCAGAATTGcagaaattttgtttgttttccatgtatttatgtgtatgtttTCCCATTGCAGTTATTACAAGGTATAAGGATTTTTGGCCACCTTTTGGTGATGTTAAGGGAAGTGGGGTCCAAGGTGATATCATTCCAGTCCATAGCAGACCTCGAGGAGCCAGCATaccagcacagcagttaagacgtAGCTAAGACACAGCTCACAAGCTTATTCCGGTTctggcttccctgcttctgatcaGCACTTGAATGGGCCCAGATTTGGGTGtctggctctgtctctcctctctgtcactcttcctttcagatggacagatgatagatagatagatagatagatagatagatagatagatagatagatagataaacctGAGGGAGTAGAGCCCATGAGGGCAGTGAAATCAGACTGAGTCCCTGGACTTGAGGAACAAATTGGGTTTGCGGGATTGGTTGGGTCTGGATTTGGGCAATCCTTCATTCTACCCTTGTGTtcattcttttataatttatatgTCCCTCTCTATCACTTGTATGTATATGTCTTTCTAGCTATGCTGTCATTTCTTTCAGGACGAGgcctctattttatttatcttgattCCTTTACCCTAGCACAATACCTGGTACATTAAAGGTACTTAACAAATCTAAATATATAGTATTAACTAGCTCTCTAAGATCAGGTATCAAGTGATAATGTCCGTGGCCAGTGTATTAGTTAACTCACTCCTTAAGATCTTCACAGGAATTGCAAAACAAGCAATCACTTCTGCTAATTcagttgttttctttaaaaaaaaaaaaaagaaagaaagaaaatctaaagTGCTAATGACAATTTGTTTTAGGTGATTGATGAGATTTACCGTGTGTTGAGGTATGTCAATTCTACCAGAGCCCCTCAACGAGCCCATGAAGTACTGCAGGAATTAAGGGATATTTCTTCCATGGCAATGGAATACTTTGATGAAAAGATTGTCCCAATTCTAAAGAGGAAATTGCCAGGATCAGACGTGTCTGGAAGACTCATAGGCTCTCCTCCAGGTATCATTTGTTAATAGCATGTTCAGTATATAATAACATTCATACACAGTTTGGCAACTTGGATTGGGTTGGTCCCCCCCCCCTTAGTTATAGACCTTGAATTTTCTGTGTCAGCAAATATTTGTAACAtttctttaagaatttttttaatactaacacttcttttttcatgtttattcatttacttaaaggTAGaaacagagctctcccatctgttggctcactccccaaagccagcAAAGGCAGGGACTGAGCCAGCCCAAatgcaggagccaaggactctggacaggtctcccacatgggtggcaggcactcagccccttgggccattgctgctgcctcctaaggtgcataccatcaggaacctggaactgagAGCACCTCTGGGATGCAAACTCAAGCTCTACAGTAGTGGGTTGTGGACAtgctaagcagcatcttaacacTTTAACTGTTGTACCAAACACATGCCCCAATAACTTGTAGTGATTGGACTACAGACCCTGGTTTGTATTTGTTATGCacaactctctgcctttcaaataaataaatactaaaacacGTTATTGTAGGCAAGGAGAAATGTTTTAAGGCAGTGCTAAATTAAATGTCAATTataggaccagtgttgtggtgtagtaaaTTAAGCTGCTACATGTGGTGTCAGCATCACATATTGGGTTACCAATTTAAGTTCCAGCTGATCcgcttcaatccagctcccttataattcacctgggaaaacagtggaagctaTCCAAGTATTTTGACCCCTGCTACACACACGGGAGACTCAAAGGGAACtcttgccttctggctttggcccggcctaGTCCTAAccagtggcagccatttggggggtaaatcagaagctgaaagatctctttctgtctgacactctacctttcaaatagtgTTTTTTCTTTCAGTGCCAATTGTGCACAGAATCTTAAGAAAGATCAGGTTGATGTGCTTGAGATGTCAGACGTGGTAAAAATTGACCTGAGCCTTGATGTGTGACTGGAAGCTGGATAAGGTGAAGCGGAGGGAGAAGAAGACAGCAACCAGATCATCACGGCTAGGAAAGGCTAACGCGGCTGGCTCGTTCCTCAGAGAACCTTTAGGAGAGAGGGTTTTAAAACAGGCTATTCATGCAAAATAGTGGTTTTTTATGTTCATATTTTATTCTGCTTCTGAACTTTCCTGTATCACCAGCATGTTGTGTAGCAGGTTCAGCCACCATTTTAATACAAGCACTGcctatcagagcactggttcaagtctcagctgctccacttgccgtAACGTGCATGGAAAAATAGAGGAAGGCTTAAGTTCCTGACCATCCATATAGTAGACCTAGATggcattcctagctcctggcttcagcctcacccagcctgggCTATTgttgtcatttggagaatgaaccagcagatggaaggtctctttctgtgttgctctgcttttcaaatagacaaatcttgttaaaaagaaaaaatttttccctggagctggcattgtgcacACAGCAGATTAGATTAAGCTGCTGTTGGCTGCTTGCTTGCAGTCCTGTCATCTCAGTAGTGGATGCCAGTTAAGTGTCTGCTACTCCAGTTAtgaaacagcttcctgctaatgtgcctggcaagtgggagctggcccaagtacttgggaccctgccacctatatggaagaccaagatggaattcctgtttcctggccttggcctggcccaactctggctgttatgcccatttgggaagtgaactatagaagctcactttcttttttccccacatcccCCCCTCCCCTAgtcagtttgcctttcaaataaagaaatcttcggggaggagggaagaaataCTTCCTGATCATCATGTATGATGTAAGCCACTCTTGCAGGGAATCCCCAATTGgctaaagttaatttttttttgcatatacaTAAGTGTGGAATGAACTTATGATAATAGGTCTATACATATTCAAAATCTTGTGCTTTATTATATAGTACAAGATAAAGTAGTTGTTTTCTAaatctacttttattttcttactaGGTCTTAAAATTGTTTTGTAATGTTTTAAATGATGATTGAGTAATGGATCTTATTTATTAAATTGTGTCCCCCTAGTCCCAGGACCATCTGCAGCCCTGACAACAATGCAGCTCTTCTCTAAGCAAAACCCTTCCAGACAAGAGGTTACCAAACTCCAGCAGCAGGTTAAAACAAATGGTGCTGGCGTGACTGTTCTCAGGCGTGAAATTTCTGAGCTTCGCACCAAAGTGCAAGAACAACAGAAACAGCTTCAAGACCAAGACCAGAAACTGCTAGAGCAGACCCAGATCATAGGTGAACAGAATGCACGGCTGGCAGAGCTGGAACGCAAACTACGAGAAGTAATGGAAAGTGCAGTAGGAAACTCATCAGGGCCTGGGCAGAATGAGGAGTCTCCTCGGAAACGAAAAAAGGCAGCAGAAGCCATAGACTCACTTAGGAAATCTAAACGTCTTCGGAATAGAAAGTAAATTGGAACACGGTTCTAAAGCCAGAGGAACATGTAGCTTGGTAGCTTAAGCAGTTATGCATATTAGGACACTGAGCAATGCAGTGTCCCTGAGGCTTCTAGGCTTTCAGAATACAACTTGAACTCTTATGGTTGGGACATTCTTTCCCGCTTCTCCTGGTTGAACTGATGCACAGAATCTTTTTATTTTGCAATAGATTTGTACTAACCAGACCTGTTCTATCATGTTTTGAGgagttagcatttttttttcctgtgcagaTAATGTTTAAGTTTATTTGTTTCTGCAAATATGCACATTACATAGGGATCTGATAGACAAGAAGTTAATACAGAAAAATGTCCTGTTCACTTGAAAGAAAAACCTTTTTAAATGGACActatgttgttttaaaaaaaaaagttgactttTTGTTACAAGTGACCTTCGTCTGGAACGTCTGAAAAGTAGTTAATGCTTTTTGGTATTGAACTAAGGGGTAACTTAAATGGACTTCCATAGTATTGACTGTAGAAGGAGCCTCTACAGTATtgactatatatttttataaactacTGGCAAGGGACTTACCCAATTATTGCATACACGTTTTTAGTTCTCTTTTGGGGCCATGTCCAACATTTGCATGGATGGATGCATGCATTGCCTAGTCAACTCACTTCAAAAGCTCTTGCACTGGTATTGATCTTGAACCTCTCCACTCTTTAGAGCAGCATCTTAGTTCAAGGCTTAAATATCTTACACCACAGTAGCTTGCCTCTTTAGGTGGGGGATTGTTAGTCCATTTATCCTCCGTTTTTATAACAAAAGACTATTAAAGCCCATTGCTTTTTCTGTCTGTAAGGTTCAGGTTCAGAAGCTAAGGCAGAACCCAGGATTCCAAGGCGCAAATCTCTGTCAGACCTCCAGGAGCTGAAACTGATTCTCCCTCTCACTGCCTGCTCACTGATTAAACGGGATGTGAGACCCAACATGTGGAATTCAGTGTAGCCTTTGAAGAAAATTGTACCACAGCGAAGCATTTTGATCATTTAATTTATGGGGGATGACCTGAGGGGAAAGCTTTCTACTATTCATTTCAAGCTTTCCTATTCTATGACTTTAAACAAAAgctttaattttgtttgcactCCTGTTTTGAGCTTGTAACTGGAAAAGCATGTCTTGCACTGTTCAACGTTTCCGAGTGGTCACTTTAACAGCTCCCAAATGGTGTATAATGGGGTTTCTTCCCCAGTTGTATATTTTTAAGACCTCCAATTGTCACTgtccttgttttattttatgtgcTAAATTATGTAGTTATTTGGCTGTTAAGTTCTTTTAAACAACTGTTGCCTTGGGCTTCAGTTACATATGGTAAGTCTGGGTGTTAATATAGAAAGTCATCCCTTCCCAGGTGAATTTATTCAATAAAAGCACAAAATTATCACCGTTTTTTTATCCGTCCAACATGACATGGTTATGCATCCTTTAGGTTAATATTACCAAGTGaaaatttttcctttccatttttaataTTATCCTTTCATAATATTGTCCTTA from Ochotona princeps isolate mOchPri1 chromosome 10, mOchPri1.hap1, whole genome shotgun sequence encodes:
- the FBXO28 gene encoding F-box only protein 28 isoform X1; translated protein: MAAASEERMAEEGGGGHGDGGSSSAAGSAQRQPPPPPSQTPQPGSQVSSVPALAPDQLPQNNTLVALPIVAIENILSFMSYDEISQLRLVCKRMDLVCQRMLNQGFLKVERYHNLCQKQVKAQLPRRESERRNHSLARHADILAAVETRLSLLNMTFMKYVDSNLCCFIPGKVIDEIYRVLRYVNSTRAPQRAHEVLQELRDISSMAMEYFDEKIVPILKRKLPGSDVSGRLIGSPPVPGPSAALTTMQLFSKQNPSRQEVTKLQQQVKTNGAGVTVLRREISELRTKVQEQQKQLQDQDQKLLEQTQIIGEQNARLAELERKLREVMESAVGNSSGPGQNEESPRKRKKAAEAIDSLRKSKRLRNRK